Below is a window of Herminiimonas arsenicoxydans DNA.
TCATTGACTTTGCTGGGCCAGATCCTGGAACTGAAGGCGCGCTCGCAGACTTCCGCTGCCATCAAATCGCTGCTGGGTCTGGCGCCGAAGACAGCCCGCCGCATCAGTGCTGACGGGGCGGAAGAAGATGTACCGCTGAGCCATGTACATATCGGCGATGCCTTGCGTGTGCGGCCGGGCGAAAATGCCGGTCGATGGTGTCGTGACAGAAGGCGAAAGCGCCGTTGACGAGTCTATGCTGACCGGTGAACCGATTCCTGTGACCAAGCGGGTCGGCGACAAGGTTATTGGCGCCACCATCAATACCAGCGGCAGCCTGGTCATTCGTTCGGAAAAAGTCGGCGCGCAAACCATGCTGGCGCAGATCGTGCAAATGGTCGCACTAGCACAGCGTTCGCGCGCACCGATGCAGCGGCTGGCGGACGTGGTGGCAGGTTACTTTGTCGTCATTGTGGTGGGGATTGCGCTGCTGACCTTGCTAGGCTGGGGCTTGTTCGGTCCGGCACCGAGCTGGGTGTTTGGTTTCGTCAATGGGGTTGCGGTGCTCATTATTGCCTGCCCGTGCGCCCTGGGACTGGCAACACAGATGTCGATCATGGCAGCTACCGGTCGCGCGGCAACGCAAGGCATGCTGTTTCGCGATGCGGCAGCGATAGAGGGTATGCGCAAGGTTGATACGCTTATCGTCGATAAAACCGGCACGCTGACGGAAGGCAAACCGGCTTATGATCGCGTCGTTGCAGCATCGGGGTTTACCGTTAAACAGGTTCTGCAGATTGCGGCCAGCATCGATCAGGGTAGTGAGCATCCGTTGGCGCAGGCGATTGTTGCCGAAGCACGCAGGCGTGGTGTCGCTCTGGACAAGCCGGACAGCTTTGAATCGTCCAGCGGTATCGGCGTGCGTGGCGTCGTTGCAGGCCGTCATATTGCATTGGGTAATACGGTTCTGATGAATGAGGAAAAAGTCGACTGGCGCAGTCTGTCCGGCGATGCTGAACAACTGCGCGAAGAAGGTGCCAGCGTCATGTATCTGGCCGCCGACAGGATTTTAGTCGGTTTGATCGCTGTCTCCGATCCATTAAAGGCAAACACACTGGAAGCCATACAGACCTTGCGCGAAGAAGGCATCAACGTGGTCATGGCGACCGGCGATGGCGTGACAACGGCAAAATCGGTTGCCGCGAAACTGTGCATTACCGAGGTCTATGGAGAAGTAAAGCCGCAAGACAAGCTGGCGCTGGTGGAGCGCTTTCAGCAACAGGGCAAGGTGGTGGCGATGGCAGGCGACGGCATTAATGATGCGCCGGCACTTGCGCGTGCCGATGTCGGCATTGCGATGGGAACCGGTACCGACGTTGCCATTAACAGTGCGCACCTGACCCTGATCAAAGGCGATTTGCGTACGATCGCACGCGCCAGAAAGCTGTCATTTGATACGGTACGCAATATGCATCAGAACCTGGGCTTTGCTTTTATCTACAACGCATTGGGAATTCCATTGGCGGCTGGTTTGCTTTATCCGTTCACCGGACATTTGCTGTCGCCGATGATTGCAGCGCTGGCGATGAGCTTGAGTTCCGTATCGGTGATTAGCAATGCACTACGCCTGCGTGGCACGAAATGATGCACT
It encodes the following:
- a CDS encoding P-type ATPase, copper transporting, phophatase-like domain (part 2) (Evidence 2a : Function of homologous gene experimentally demonstrated in an other organism; PubMedId : 11936079, 9930866; Product type t : transporter) yields the protein MPVDGVVTEGESAVDESMLTGEPIPVTKRVGDKVIGATINTSGSLVIRSEKVGAQTMLAQIVQMVALAQRSRAPMQRLADVVAGYFVVIVVGIALLTLLGWGLFGPAPSWVFGFVNGVAVLIIACPCALGLATQMSIMAATGRAATQGMLFRDAAAIEGMRKVDTLIVDKTGTLTEGKPAYDRVVAASGFTVKQVLQIAASIDQGSEHPLAQAIVAEARRRGVALDKPDSFESSSGIGVRGVVAGRHIALGNTVLMNEEKVDWRSLSGDAEQLREEGASVMYLAADRILVGLIAVSDPLKANTLEAIQTLREEGINVVMATGDGVTTAKSVAAKLCITEVYGEVKPQDKLALVERFQQQGKVVAMAGDGINDAPALARADVGIAMGTGTDVAINSAHLTLIKGDLRTIARARKLSFDTVRNMHQNLGFAFIYNALGIPLAAGLLYPFTGHLLSPMIAALAMSLSSVSVISNALRLRGTK
- a CDS encoding P-type ATPase, copper transporting, phophatase-like domain (part 1) (Evidence 2a : Function of homologous gene experimentally demonstrated in an other organism; PubMedId : 11936079, 9930866; Product type t : transporter) — protein: MWTLIGSGVMAAYGYSVVATLAPQLFPPSFLEHGRIGVYYEAATAIISLTLLGQILELKARSQTSAAIKSLLGLAPKTARRISADGAEEDVPLSHVHIGDALRVRPGENAGRWCRDRRRKRR